A window of the Fulvia fulva chromosome 3, complete sequence genome harbors these coding sequences:
- a CDS encoding Mitochondrial protein import protein mas5, with amino-acid sequence MVKESKFYDILGVSPDASESQLKTAYRKGALKHHPDKNAHDPAAAEKFKEISHAYETLSDPQKRQLYDQYGEEGLEQGGAGGAGMNAEDLFAQFFGGGGGGFGGMFGGGMGGRDPGPKKARTIHHVHKVSLEDIYRGKVSKLALQKSVICSKCEGRGGKEGAVKTCAGCNGQGMKTMMRQMGPMIQRFQTVCPDCNGEGESIREKDKCKQCNGKKTVIERKVLHVHVDRGVQTGTKIDFRGEGDQMPGVQPGDVQFEIEQKPHPRFQRKGDDLFYHAEIDLLTALAGGAIFIEHLDERWLTVEIIPGEVISPGQIKVIRGQGMPSYRHHDFGNLYVQFEVKFPERLSGPPDAEGYPTPLQPQQIKALESVLPPRTPQNVPPPDAMTEDYSLEKVDPMREGERANRATDDDDDEMHAGGERVQCASQ; translated from the exons ATGGTGAAAGAAAGCAAATTCTACGACATCCTCGGCGTCTCGCCTGATGCCTCGGAATCACAGCTCAAGACCGCATACCGAAAGGGCGCGCTGAAGCACCACCCGGACAAGAACGCACATGATCCAGCTGCGGCAGAGAAGTTCAAGGAGATCTCACATGCATACGAGACACTATCAGACCCACAGAAGCGCCAGCTGTACGACCAATATGGCGAGGAGGGTCTTGAGCAGGGCGGCGCCGGTGGTGCCGGCATGAACGCAGAGGATCTCTTCGCACAGTTCTTCGGCGGAGGCGGTGGTGGCTTTGGTGGCATGTTCGGTGGTGGAATGGGAGGACGTGACCCAGGCCCGAAGAAGGCACGGACGATCCACCACGTCCACAAGGTCTCCCTCGAGGACATCTACCGAGGCAAGGTCTCCAAGCTTGCACTGCAAAAGTCCGTCATCTGCTCAAAGTGTGAGGGTCGCGGTGGTAAGGAAGGCGCTGTCAAGACTTGCGCAGGATGCAACGGACAGGGTATGAAGACCATGATGCGCCAGATGGGTCCCATGATCCAACGCTTCCAAACTGTCTGCCCAGACTGCAACGGAGAGGGCGAGTCGATCCGCGAGAAGGACAAGTGCAAGCAGTGCAATGGCAAGAAGACTGTCATCGAGCGAAAGGTTCTCCACGTGCACGTTGACCGTGGTGTACAAACTGGCACCAAGATCGACTTCCGTGGTGAGGGTGACCAGATGCCTGGTGTGCAGCCCGGCGACGTGCAGTTCGAGATCGAGCAGAAGCCACACCCACGTTTCCAGCGAAAGGGTGACGATCTCTTCTACCACGCCGAGATCGATCTTCTGACAGCACTGGCCGGTGGTGCCATCTTCATTGAGCACCTCGACGAGCGATGGTTGACAGTTGAGATTATCCCCGGCGAGGTCATCTCACCAG GCCAGATCAAGGTCATTCGCGGCCAGGGTATGCCTTCGTACAGGCACCACGACTTCGGCAACCTGTACGTTCAGTTCGAAGTGAAGTTCCCAGAACGACTCAGCGGGCCACCAGACGCGGAAGGATACCCAACACCACTCCAGCCACAGCAGATCAAGGCTCTCGAGTCCGTCCTCCCACCACGTACGCCACAGAACGTACCACCGCCAGACGCCATGACCGAAGACTACTCCCTCGAAAAGGTCGACCCCATGCGAGAAGGCGAGCGTGCGAACCGCGCAAcggacgacgacgacgacgagaTGCATGCAGGAGGTGAGAGAGTACAGTGCGCGTCCCAGTAA
- a CDS encoding tRNA (guanine-N(7)-)-methyltransferase non-catalytic subunit trm82 yields MFHPFQCIVTLQQRYFVAACGPRLTSVDLETGRLVCEWPSNQDVSVATTESNGKAKDLDLDQPPSKKQKVDDTGKDDEGQAPAQKQKPSTPAKAPSIIKLAASHQGDFLVVITEDKCVHVFAHSEGQLVELSQRIMPKRPCAVQILPDNATILVADKFGDVYSLPLIPTAADSGDANAGAQDTASEAGNLFKPSADLTTIHSKRNRQVLEAQMKQKNFTKKKDPLKFEHKILIGHVSMLTDMRYMSEASAPQRGYIVTADRDEHIRVSRGPPQSHVIEGFCLGHTEFVSKVRQLGNGSSILVSGGGDDWLGVWDWTRSELLRKLHFKPFLQSPPEKIAVSGMWNVSIATGDDTRTPVVVVALEGIKTLLLVGVFGPLNVETDDEVSALRFAAIELTHNPIDVVSTHDDTLIVALDNRNSGGKFALLTMRMYIDNAEMDVAGHKNGQDPRIQALYTTQRHAPIEADAKDLDTLLYGVSNLRKRRDLADGEANGDENDESVLEPEPAEE; encoded by the exons ATGTTCCATCCGTTCCAGTGTATCGTCACGCTCCAGCAGCGATACTTTGTGGCCGCATGTGGTCCGAGACTGACATCTGTTGACCTCGAGACCGGCAGGTTAGTGTGTGAATGGCCGTCAAACCAAGAT GTCAGCGTAGCGACAACAGAAAGCAATGGCAAGGCAAAGGACTTGGACTTGGACCAGCCGCCTTCGAAAAAGCAGAAGGTAGATGATACCGGCAAAGACGACGAGGGCCAAGCTCCTGCTCAGAAGCAGAAACCCTCGACACCTGCCAAAGCGCCTAGTATTATCAAGCTTGCCGCCTCCCACCAGGGGGATTTCCTGGTTGTCATCACGGAAGACAAATGTGTCCACGTTTTCGCACACAGCGAAGGACAGCTAGTGGAACTCAGCCAACGAATCATGCCCAAGCGACCATGTGCGGTTCAAATTCTGCCAGACAATGCAACAATCCTGGTGGCCGACAAGTTCGGAGATGTGTACTCGCTACCACTCATACCAACGGCTGCCGACAGTGGCGATGCAAATGCTGGCGCCCAAGACACAGCGTCAGAAGCCGGAAATCTCTTCAAGCCGAGTGCGGACTTGACCACCATTCACAGCAAGCGCAACCGCCAGGTTCTGGAAGCACAAATGAAGCAGAAGAACTTCACGAAGAAGAAAGATCCACTAAAGTTCGAGCACAAGATCTTGATCGGACATGTCTCCATGCTTACAGACATGCGGTACATGAGCGAAGCAAGTGCACCCCAGAGAGGATACATCGTCACAGCTGATCGAGACGAGCACATCCGCGTGTCGAGGGGCCCGCCGCAATCCCATGTCATTGAGGGCTTCTGCCTGGGACACACCGAGTTCGTGAGCAAAGTCCGCCAACTAGGCAATGGTTCCTCTATACTGGTCAGTGGTGGTGGCGACGATTGGCTGGGTGTCTGGGACTGGACGAGATCTGAGCTGCTTAGAAAGCTGCACTTCAAGCCTTTCTTACAATCTCCTCCGGAGAAGATCGCTGTGTCTGGAATGTGGAACGTTAGTATCGCAACGGGCGACGACACAAGGACTCCAGTGGTCGTCGTGGCGCTCGAGGGAATCAAAACACTGCTTCTCGTTGGTGTTTTCGGGCCACTGAACGTCGAGACTGATGACGAAGTCTCTGCGTTACGTTTCGCGGCGATAGAACTTACGCACAATCCGATCGACGTTGTGTCAACACATGATGATACTCTCATCGTGGCTTTGGACAACCGAAATAGCGGGGGGAAGTTCGCTTTGTTGACTATGAGGATGTACATCGATAATGCGGAGATGGACGTCGCTGGCCACAAGAACGGGCAGGATCCTCGGATCCAGGCGCTCTACACGACACAGCGACATGCTCCAATCGAGGCAGATGCCAAGGACCTGGATACACTGCTGTACGGGGTCTCCAATCTGCGCAAGAGGAGAGACTTGGCTGATGGCGAGGCAAATGGGGACGAAAATGACGAGAGTGTACTTGAGCCGGAACCTGCAGAAGAATAG
- a CDS encoding 60S acidic ribosomal protein P0, producing MGGKSGNKAGYFDKLKGLLEEYKTIFIVTVDNVSSQQMHEIRISLRGQGVVLMGKNTMVRRALRTFQSDFPEYERLLPHVKGNVGFIFTNGDLKETREKILANRVAAPARAGAVAPADVYVPAGNTGMEPGKTSFFQALGVPTKIARGTIEITTDLKLVEAGSKVGASEATLLNMLNISPFTYGMGIAQIYDQGQTFDVSVLDIEESQLLKTFGSAICTIASISLALNFPTLPSIMHSLVNGYKNLISIALETEIEWESIAELKDRVRNPDKYAAAAPAAGSAPAAGGDAPAAAAEEKKEESEEEDEDMGFGLFD from the exons ATGGGGGGCAAGAGCGGAAACAAGGCCGGCTACTTCGACAAGCTCAAGGGCTTGCTCGAGGAGTACAAGACCATCTTCATCGTCACCGTCGACAATGTCTCGTCGCAGCAGATGCACGAGATCCGTATCTCTCTGCGTGGCCAGGGTGTCGTCCTGATGGGCAAGAACACCATG GTCCGCCGCGCCCTGAGGACCTTCCAGTCCGACTTCCCCGAGTACGAGCGCCTTCTCCCACACGTCAAGGGCAACGTCGGCTTCATCTTCACCAACGGCGATCTCAAGGAGACCCGTGAGAAGATCTTGGCCAACCGTGTCGCTGCTCCAGCCCGTGCTGGTGCCGTCGCGCCCGCCGATGTCTACGTGCCAGCAGGCAACACTGGTATGGAACCAGGAAAGACCTCTTTCTTCCAGGCTCTCGGTGTCCCAACCAAGATTGCCCGTGGTACCATCGAAATCACCACTGACCTCAAGCTCGTCGAGGCTGGCAGCAAGGTCGGAGCCTCCGAGGCTACCCTGCTCAACATGCTGAACATCTCTCCCTTCACCTACGGTATGGGCATTGCTCAGATCTACGACCAGGGTCAGACTTTCGACGTCAGCGTCCTCGACATTGAGGAGTCCCAGCTTCTCAAGACTTTCGGCTCTGCCATCTGCACCATCGCCTCCATCTCGTTGGCCCTCAACTTCCCAACTCTGCCATCGATCATGCACAGCTTGGTCAACGGCTACAAGAACCTCATCTCCATCGCCCTGGAGACCGAGATCGAGTGGGAGTCCATCGCCGAGCTCAAGGACCGCGTCCGCAACCCAGACAAGTACGCTGCTGCTGCCCCAGCTGCTGGCTCTGCCCCAGCCGCTGGTGGTGATGCTCCAGCTGCTGCCGCTGAggagaagaaggaggagtcTGAAGAGGAGGACGAGGACATGGGCTTCGGTCTCTTCGACTAA
- a CDS encoding Vegetative incompatibility protein HET-E-1, whose translation MRLLNTKTYRATRYRICAQDHRKRGQVAGPGHRKIIKACDFARSRKAKWIWIDTCCIDKKSSQELSEAINSMYDWYKGAAECYAYLADVPATRGRWTDEILSDFKRSVWFTRGWTLQELIAPLFVVFCDSAWEIIGVKESANNILLSQPGSIGPLGTLNAVLSQITGIPELVLGDATERSRYSVAQKMNWAADGQNTRAEDTAYCLLGIFSINMPLLYGEREKAFVRLQREIMNSTLDESLLAWRTEEAYDLVPSPAFDSLTSNKRYLALLATSPAAFKHCQNVSRHRIGIAGAPRFLLAAAGLIQFCPDERSMIYQIEKKTYAIVLGCTYRTPSTNSDEWERDACCLVVSAVACGHLRRVHLAGSVQDNPLLFPKITPTHTMRLYLHSVEKDADQC comes from the exons ATGCGCCTGCTCAACACCAAGACATATCGAGCTACACGA TACCGCATCTGTGCACAGGATCATCGAAAGAGGGGACAGGTCGCCGGACCTGGCCATCGAAAGATCATCAAGGCCTGCGACTTCGCTAGGAGCCGTAAAGCAAAATGGATCTGGATCGACACGTGCTGCATAGACAAGAAGAGCAGCCAGGAACTTTCCGAGGCCATCAACTCCATGTACGACTGGTACAAGGGTGCGGCTGAATGCTATGCATATCTTGCTGATGTCCCTGCGACTCGTGGTAGATGGACTGATGAAATCCTCTCCGACTTCAAGCGCAGTGTATGGTTCACCCGTGGCTGGACTCTGCAAGAGCTCATTGCTCCATTATTTGTAGTATTCTGCGACTCAGCGTGGGAGATCATCGGTGTGAAGGAGAGTGCCAATAACATACTGCTTAGCCAGCCTGGCAGCATTGGACCCCTCGGTACTTTGAACGCTGTACTGAGCCAGATCACTGGCATACCAGAACTGGTCCTCGGAGACGCAACAGAGCGTAGTCGATACAGCGTTGCGCAGAAGATGAACTGGGCTGCAGATGGACAAAATACCCGCGCCGAGGATACCGCGTACTGCCTCCTTGGAATCTTCTCTATCAACATGCCTTTGCTGTACGGAGAGCGTGAGAAGGCATTCGTACGTCTACAACGCGAGATCATGAATAGCACCCTTGACGAATCATTGCTGGCCTGGCGGACAGAAGAGGCGTATGACCTTGTACCTTCTCCTGCCTTCGACTCTTTGACCTCGAACAAGAGATATCTCGCTTTGCTCGCCACCAGCCCAGCAGCCTTCAAGCATTGCCAAAACGTCAGTCGCCATCGCATTGGCATAGCTGGAGCTCCACGCTTTCTGTTAGCAGCAGCGGGTCTGATACAGTTTTGCCCCGACGAGCGATCCATGATATACCAGATCGAAAAGAAGACTTACGCCATTGTGCTGGGTTGTACCTACAGGACGCCATCGACAAATTCTGACGAATGGGAGCGCGATGCTTGCTGCCTCGTTGTATCAGCAGTGGCCTGCGGGCACTTGCGAAGAGTCCATCTGGCTGGTTCTGTCCAGGACAATCCTCTGCTTTTCCCCAAGATCACACCGACTCACACAATGAGGTTATACTTGCACAGCGTGGAAAAGGACGCAGATCAATGCTGA